The genomic region CGGAATCTGGTAACTGCATCGGAATTGAAAATTGAGGTCGATCACGCGTGTAAGGCGGCCGGTGGACAGCGGTGAAGGTGGGAGCGACCGGCGAGCAAGCGGCGTTATGGAAGAGTCGACCACAATGGTCCCTATTTTCAGAGTAGCAAACTGGAGGGGGTAAACCCGCCACATACGGCGGCGATATATCTGGTGGATTCTCAGCGGGTTAGGGGGAAAGTTCGGGTTTTGGGGGCTTGACAATAGGGGCGGCCGGATCAGAGGAGTCGCCGCAAATTCCCACCCTGTCGCTCGAAACCCGCGAGCGACAAGGGTGGGGAGACCTCATGTTTAGCGGCAATGGGTGGATCCGTCCGCGCTCGCCTATCGACGGGCGTACTCGGGTCACGCCGTCAGCGAAGCGATCGGCAGGTCGGTGTTAAAGCAGTGGCCGCAGACTCGCCACTCCTCTCCCACGCGCCGCAGTGTAACCATCCATTTCCCGACATCATCCAGCCGGCGGCCGCTGGGCAGCAGCATATTCATCTTGAAGGTACCGATTGAAGGTACCGAAGCTGTAGGCGATGTCGCCCCCGGTCTCGATATGCGTGGTGACCACGGTCAGATTGCGGGTGTCGTGTTCCTTGAACAACTGCTCCATCAGGATGCGCATGGCCTTGGGGCCTTCCGCCAGCGGCTGGTTGGGCACGCACATGCGGACATCGTTGGTGACCAGCGTCAGCAGCTTGTCAATGTTGCGCTCATTGTGGTGCTTGACCCACTCCTGGGCGATCGCGCGGATCGTCGTCTCCGCATCGATCGCGGGCTTGGCAACGGCTGCCATAGTGTCCTCCTCGCGAGAATTAGGCCGCCCCAAGAACTGGGGCTGAGAAGGTTGATATTCGGCTGAAGAAGTTGCCGTTGAAAGGGGATACCGCGAAGAAGTGTACGCCCGCGGTGGAGCGTTGAGGGGGCTGGCGCGCGCCTGCAGCCGCGATTTGACGCAATTTGGCGATTGCTTATTGGGGCGGTCCCAAAAGCGGAGAGGGACATAGCGACACTCTTCGCCTGCCATGACCGAGGGGCGAAGTGCGAAGTTCCGGAGGGACGAACGCTAGTAGCCCAGTACTTCAGTCGTGGGAAAGTTCACCCCTAAATTCCTTCGGAGTCCCGTAGGGGGGCGGCACCAAAGGGCCGAACACGCCCACCCTGTCGCTCGAAACCCGGGAGCGACAAGGGTGGGGCAACCTCAAGGTCTGATTTGGCGGAAAGGGGGGCCAGCCCCCAAGGCAGAAAATTGTTTCTTGACATCCCCTTTTATAGAACGCGCCAGCCGAATTTCGCCTCCTTACAACCTCAGAGCTTTATGTGCGTAAAGGTCTCTCTTACGTAGGAATTAAAAAAGCGGCCGATCGAAGGCGCCGCGAGCAGCCGGGCGGCAACGTCGGGTGGCACGTTGAAGTACTGGTACACCTTCCCGTTGGTGAACTCGACTTCAAGAGTGCCTGAATCGGAATCGTAGCCAATCGACGCAATGTTACTCGACGAAACCGCCGTCCTATCCATGATAGCTTCCAGAGCGCCTACTACCCAGCAACCTTTTTTGCGAGTCGTTGTGATCGAGCAAAATTGAGAATCACGTCACACAATATGTCTAGTGTGGGAAATTTTATGCCGGCATTCCATGCGGAGGCAAGCAGTTCTCCGATGAAGATAACGTTCTTGTGCAAGTCTGCAACATCGATGATTTGTAGTTCTTTCTTGACCCTATTGTGCAGATTTTCCCATTCAGCTTTGCCGATATCTGCGGCAAGCGCAGAACCGATATCTTCCATCCACATGACTAGCGAGTGCTTCCAGACGTTGGCATTTGGCAATGGAGCTTCCGCTGGATAACCAGCTATCTTCAGGAGTGCTGCGTTATCGGACTCGTGTTTGACGCGATGCTCTGGTTTGTTGATCTTGTCTGTATCGCCATCGAACAGGGTAAACGTTGGAATCTCTAACAGATTGGCAATCGCAAGTGTTTGGATCATGCTGTGTTTTCCACTCGCGAGCACGATGTGACAACCAAGGCGCCGATACTCCTCCCAGCGATCCGTCAGTGCTAAATAGCTTGCAATATAGCCAGCGTCTTCCAAACCCTCAACCAGAACCAGTACTGATGTGAAGAACATCTCATTGAGAGTCGGTTGCAGGGCCTGCGCCACTTTCATTGCAGCACCTTGCTTCGGTGATGGTCGGTTTCCTGTCGCATCCGCGACTATCTTGGCAACGTCGTCGAACTTTACGCTATGTACTTTTGCCGCTTGCGTCTTGGAGTCTCGGCAAATCAGTCGGACGTCTTCAAATCCTTCGCCGTGTACGAACAATGGGCTGTGTGTACAGACGA from Terriglobia bacterium harbors:
- a CDS encoding nuclear transport factor 2 family protein, giving the protein MAAVAKPAIDAETTIRAIAQEWVKHHNERNIDKLLTLVTNDVRMCVPNQPLAEGPKAMRILMEQLFKEHDTRNLTVVTTHIETGGDIAYSFGTFNRYLQDEYAAAQRPPAG
- a CDS encoding KTSC domain-containing protein, which gives rise to MDRTAVSSSNIASIGYDSDSGTLEVEFTNGKVYQYFNVPPDVAARLLAAPSIGRFFNSYVRETFTHIKL
- a CDS encoding AAA family ATPase, whose translation is TPAPGRSESAVQKWNLDVPREKLGELTQPSTPLPVPKFSYLHHGLLSASLTNRFQDWAHPDAKVRLRWHSDIDSAVKLADPLAEVITREGIFEGQLARFGHGLQRSFILALLQELATGDATNAPVLVLGCEEPELYQHPPQVRHVASVFQRLAQTGAQILVCTHSPLFVHGEGFEDVRLICRDSKTQAAKVHSVKFDDVAKIVADATGNRPSPKQGAAMKVAQALQPTLNEMFFTSVLVLVEGLEDAGYIASYLALTDRWEEYRRLGCHIVLASGKHSMIQTLAIANLLEIPTFTLFDGDTDKINKPEHRVKHESDNAALLKIAGYPAEAPLPNANVWKHSLVMWMEDIGSALAADIGKAEWENLHNRVKKELQIIDVADLHKNVIFIGELLASAWNAGIKFPTLDILCDVILNFARSQRLAKKVAG